Proteins from a genomic interval of Nitrosomonas sp.:
- a CDS encoding helix-turn-helix domain-containing protein translates to MTDTDGEILTLGEVAAYLKAGKRTVYRLAQKGEIPAFKLGGTWRFRRSELDAWIAESIRQKTDEAK, encoded by the coding sequence ATGACCGACACTGATGGCGAGATTCTGACGCTCGGCGAAGTCGCTGCGTACCTAAAAGCTGGTAAGCGAACTGTTTATCGGCTTGCTCAGAAAGGCGAGATACCGGCGTTTAAGCTGGGTGGCACGTGGCGTTTCCGACGCTCGGAGTTAGACGCATGGATTGCCGAGAGCATCCGTCAAAAGACGGACGAGGCAAAGTGA